Proteins found in one Mytilus trossulus isolate FHL-02 unplaced genomic scaffold, PNRI_Mtr1.1.1.hap1 h1tg000233l__unscaffolded, whole genome shotgun sequence genomic segment:
- the LOC134701155 gene encoding uncharacterized protein LOC134701155, protein MRVLFNQKCYFEIFHFKLFLIMMVCVKLSTAPSLDNQFQRNDNMDGEEIQITQKRKRIQSEQDKTRPELKKQKKGKKGNTKNMTTRRTIYSSYVYGYICQKKQILYSIIQELIEIIFYFELICYIHELSYLQGVSSFFVPA, encoded by the exons ATGAGAGTATTGTTCAATCAAAagtgttattttgaaatttttcatttcaaattattcttaATTATGATGGTTTGCGTAAAACTATCAACAGCACCAAGCTTAGACAATCAATTCCAACGAAATGACAATATGGATGGAGAAGAG ATACAGATTacacagaaaagaaaaagaatacaAAGTGAACAAGACAAAACCAGACCTGAATTGAAAAAGCAGAAGAAAGGCAAAAAAG gaAATACGAAGAACATGACAACTAGACGCACCATATATAGCTCATATGTATATGGCTATATATGTCAAAAGAAACAGATATTGTATTCTATAATACAGGAATTAATAgaaatcattttctattttgagttgatttgttatatacatGAGTTATCATATTTG CAAGGAGTTTCATCATTCTTTGTTCCTGCATGA